A window from Trichomycterus rosablanca isolate fTriRos1 chromosome 21, fTriRos1.hap1, whole genome shotgun sequence encodes these proteins:
- the nol6 gene encoding nucleolar protein 6 isoform X1: MKRKNSPSDEDLENEVEAWNPSDFEKENENEKEIRASQKNVITDNRNRPLKMSKGDLYKAPTVEELNQLKEAENLFHCSLLKMQMEELLKEVALSERKKKFVDTFVEEITDLLSSVPETPIVELSDVSWLSESGIDVPFIMVPEDTKGKFHMEPPASVDLIGSYPLGTCIKPRVLVDLAVTIPHSILHPMDDINQRYSRKRALYLAGLAQHIVSSPSVGTLHFSCLHGNRLRPVLLVFPAGKEGSITLRIHALPPPDFLKPSRFHPQKNNIRTAWFTGHDSEQEISEPPTPHYNNTVLGDHLPRSHLQFLSAHSSQCPAFRDAVALLKVWLRQRDLDQGTGCFGGFLASMLLAYLLSTHKAGKTMNAYQLLRNALHFLASTDFTKNGITLARNPDSKAPSLPEFHSAFQVVFVDPSGHLNLCADMTAFTYRQIQHEATLSLQFWDDPTLDGFQALLMTPKPMIRTYDHVYQLNELVKMQAACKKLSLLSSLMDHSGNYVVAVLPFILSLLERGLGDRIQLLTHSLLPDPEWSVYCEPPKHKDLPPVSLGLLLNHERALSVLERGPPADSPQAAEFRQLWGSRSELRRFQDGGITEAVLWSGESTCQRRHILREVITHLLELHADIPESCVRFVGGQVDDIIKVNQEVSSTGEEENLKVVQCYDDLSRKLWQLEGLPLSITSVQGAHPALRYTQVFPPVPVKLIYSFFEREKTSRALVPRADKPCPCYITPIKVICHMEGSGKWPNDALAIRHIKAAFHIRLGELLKSQHGYTCRPTPTHLDMWKDGLAFRIQVAYHREPQVLRESLTTEGMLIQRDNAEAQALEMETQHKPFLTSTLHGLQQQHPCFGAVCRIAKRWLAAQLFSEEIKEDAADLLVASLFLQPAPFTPPSSPQVGLLRFLHLLFSFDWKNNPLVINLNSKLTAADNTEIRNHFLESRDTLPVIFIATPNDKKVSIWTKDCPSVQMLQRIVTVAAESLRVLEAQLLNPSQKQDIRVVFRPPLEAYDVLIHLRPKQVPLFNKAVDAPSTINCYGISDGDVPDAGGAFPVVDFDPVKLYLSELRDAFGDLALFFYDPYGGTVVAVLWKPQAFQPQPFKTSLMNARRVEVTENGAMTLPNVEAIVQDFRIIGDGLVQKVELRTEKWIV; this comes from the exons ATGAAAAGGAAAAACTCGCCATCAGATGAAGATCTGGAAAATGAG GTGGAAGCTTGGAACCCCTCTGATTTTGAAAAAgagaatgaaaatgaaaaggaaATTAGAGCATCTCAAAAAAATGTAATCACTGACAATAGAAATCGTCCACTTAAAATGTCCAAAGGAGATCTGTATAAAGCTCCTACAGTGGAGGAGCTTAATCAGCTGAAAGAGGCTGAAAATCTGTTCCACTGCAGTTTACTCAAAATGCAG ATGGAGGAGCTGTTAAAGGAGGTGGCACTAAGTGAGCGCAAGaagaagtttgtggacacctttGTGGAGGAAATCACTGATCTTCTTTCCTCAGTGCCTGAAACTCCTATAGTGGAG CTATCAGATGTATCTTGGTTATCTGAGTCGGGAATTGATGTGCCATTCATCATGGTTCCTGAGGATACTAAGGGGAAGTTCCACATGGAGCCCCCTGCCTCTGTGGATCTGATTGGTAGCTATCCACTCGGCACTTGCATCAAACCCAGAGTTTTGGTTGACCTAGCAGTTACCATTCCTCAT AGTATCCTGCACCCAATGGATGACATAAACCAGAGATACTCTCGAAAGCGTGCTTTATACCTAGCTGGACTGGCACAGCACATTGTCAGCTCACCATCAGTGGGCACACTGCATTTTTCCTGCCTTCATGGCAACCGTCTGCGCCCAGTCCTACTTGTTTTCCCCGCAG GAAAGGAAGGCAGCATCACATTGCGGATCCACGCTCTCCCACCTCCAGATTTCCTCAAACCAAGTCGCTTTCATCCTCAGAAGAACAACATCCGAACGGCTTGGTTTACCGGCCATGACTCTGAACAAG aAATCAGTGAGCCTCCCACACCTCATTATAACAATACAGTACTGGGGGATCACCTGCCTCGTTCCCACCTGCAGTTCCTCAGTGCACACAGCAGTCAGTGTCCAGCGTTTAGAGATGCCGTAGCTCTGCTCAAAGTGTGGCTTAGACAGAGGGATCTAGATCAG GGTACTGGGTGTTTTGGTGGATTCTTGGCCTCCATGCTGCTGGCGTATCTTCTATCCACACATAAAGCAGGCAAAACCATGAATGCATACCAGCTGCTCAGAAATGCTCTGCATTTTCTAG CATCCACAGACTTCACTAAGAATGGTATTACATTGGCAAGAAACCCAGATTCAAAGGCG CCATCGCTGCCTGAGTTCCACAGCGCTTTCCAGGTGGTGTTTGTGGATCCATCTGGGCATCTTAACCTCTGTGCAGACATGACTGCTTTCACCTACAGACAG ATCCAGCATGAGGCGACGCTGTCTCTCCAGTTCTGGGACGACCCCACTCTAGATGGATTCCAGGCTCTTCTTATGACCCCAAAACCTATGATCAGGACATATGACCATGTCTATCA ATTGAATGAATTGGTGAAAATGCAGGCTGCCTGTAAAAAGCTGAGTCTGCTCAGCAGTCTAATGGACCACAGTGGAAACTACGTTGTTGCCGTACTTCCATTTATCTTGTCGCTCCTGGAACGAGGGCTCGGCGATAGAATCCAacttctcactcactcacttctaCCAGACCCTGAG TGGTCGGTGTATTGTGAGCCCCCGAAACACAAAGACCTGCCACCCGTGTCCCTCGGCCTGCTACTGAACCATGAACGTGCTCTGTCTGTACTAGAAAGAGGACCACCAGCCGACAGCCCACAG GCCGCTGAGTTTCGCCAACTGTGGGGCTCTCGTTCAGAACTGCGCCGCTTTCAGGATGGAGGGATCACTGAAGCGGTGTTGTGGTCTGGAGAGTCCACATGTCAGAGAAGACACATCTTACGGGAGGTCATCACTCACCTGCTGGAACT tCATGCAGATATCCCAGAGTCATGTGTGAGGTTTGTGGGTGGACAGGTGGACGACATCATTAAAGTTAATCAAGAA GTAAGCAGTACAGGGGAGGAGGAGAATCTGAAGGTGGTGCAGTGTTACGATGATCTGAGCCGAAAACTCTGGCAGCTGGAAGGTCTGCCTCTGTCCATCACATCAGTGCAGGGAGCTCATCCTGCACTCAGATACACCCAG GTGTTCCCTCCCGTCCCAGTAAAGCTgatctattcattttttgagaGGGAGAAGACTAGCCGTGCCTTGGTTCCGCGTGCGGACAAACCATGTCCTTGCTACATCACTCCCATCAAAG TCATCTGTCACATGGAGGGAAGTGGAAAGTGGCCTAATGACGCTTTGGCAATCCGTCATATTAAAGCAGCCTTCCACATCCGACTCGGAGAGTTGCTTAAAAGCCAGCATGGATACACCTGCCGGCCCACTCCTACACACCTGGATATGTGGAAG GATGGTCTAGCGTTCCGCATCCAGGTAGCGTACCACAGAGAGCCACAGgtactgagagagagcttgaCCACAGAGGGCATGCTGATACAGAGAGACAATGCAGAAGCACAGGCCCTGGAAATGGAAACTCAGCACAAACCCTTTCTTACCAGCACCCTGCATGg TCTTCAGCAGCAGCACCCGTGCTTTGGCGCTGTATGTCGTATAGCTAAACGCTGGTTGGCTGCTCAGCTCTTTAGTGAAGAGATAAAAGAAGATGCAGCTGATCTGCTGGTGGCTTCGCTCTTTTTACAGCCTGCTCCCTTCACTCCTCCCAG CTCTCCTCAGGTTGGTCTCCTTCGTTTCCTCCATCTGCTCTTCTCTTTTGACTGGAAGAACAACCCACTTGTAATTAACCTTAACAGCAAATTAACAG CTGCTGACAACACTGAAATCAGAAACCACTTCTTAGAATCAAGGGACACTCTTCCTGTAATATTTATCGCCACACCCAATGATAAGAAGGTCTCTATTTGGACCAAAGATTGTCCTTCAGTCCAG ATGCTTCAGCGTATTGTGACGGTTGCAGCTGAAAGTCTGCGTGTTCTGGAGGCCCAGCTCCTCAACCCCAGCCAAAAACAAGACATCCGG gtGGTGTTTCGACCCCCACTGGAGGCCTATGATGTTCTGATCCACCTCAGACCCAAACAGGTCCCGCTGTTTAACAAAGCAGTGGATGCTCCTTCTACCATCAACTGCTACGGCATCTCTGATGGAGATGTACCAGACGCAGGAGGGGCGTTCCCCGTCGTCGATTTTGATCCAGTGAAGCTGTATCTTTCTGAGCTTAgg GATGCCTTTGGGGATTTGGCTCTATTTTTCTACGACCCATACGGAGGAACTGTAGTTGCAGTGCTGTGGAAGCCCCAAGCTTTTCAGCCACAACCATTTAAG ACTTCTCTGATGAATGCCAGGCGAGTGGAGGTCACTGAAAATGGGGCAATGACTCTCCCCAACGTTGAGGCCATTGTGCAGGATTTTCGTATTATTGGAGATGGCCTGGTCCAAAAAGTGGAGCTAAGGACTGAAAAATGGATTGTATGA
- the nol6 gene encoding nucleolar protein 6 isoform X2, producing MAKMAINCMEELLKEVALSERKKKFVDTFVEEITDLLSSVPETPIVELSDVSWLSESGIDVPFIMVPEDTKGKFHMEPPASVDLIGSYPLGTCIKPRVLVDLAVTIPHSILHPMDDINQRYSRKRALYLAGLAQHIVSSPSVGTLHFSCLHGNRLRPVLLVFPAGKEGSITLRIHALPPPDFLKPSRFHPQKNNIRTAWFTGHDSEQEISEPPTPHYNNTVLGDHLPRSHLQFLSAHSSQCPAFRDAVALLKVWLRQRDLDQGTGCFGGFLASMLLAYLLSTHKAGKTMNAYQLLRNALHFLASTDFTKNGITLARNPDSKAPSLPEFHSAFQVVFVDPSGHLNLCADMTAFTYRQIQHEATLSLQFWDDPTLDGFQALLMTPKPMIRTYDHVYQLNELVKMQAACKKLSLLSSLMDHSGNYVVAVLPFILSLLERGLGDRIQLLTHSLLPDPEWSVYCEPPKHKDLPPVSLGLLLNHERALSVLERGPPADSPQAAEFRQLWGSRSELRRFQDGGITEAVLWSGESTCQRRHILREVITHLLELHADIPESCVRFVGGQVDDIIKVNQEVSSTGEEENLKVVQCYDDLSRKLWQLEGLPLSITSVQGAHPALRYTQVFPPVPVKLIYSFFEREKTSRALVPRADKPCPCYITPIKVICHMEGSGKWPNDALAIRHIKAAFHIRLGELLKSQHGYTCRPTPTHLDMWKDGLAFRIQVAYHREPQVLRESLTTEGMLIQRDNAEAQALEMETQHKPFLTSTLHGLQQQHPCFGAVCRIAKRWLAAQLFSEEIKEDAADLLVASLFLQPAPFTPPSSPQVGLLRFLHLLFSFDWKNNPLVINLNSKLTAADNTEIRNHFLESRDTLPVIFIATPNDKKVSIWTKDCPSVQMLQRIVTVAAESLRVLEAQLLNPSQKQDIRVVFRPPLEAYDVLIHLRPKQVPLFNKAVDAPSTINCYGISDGDVPDAGGAFPVVDFDPVKLYLSELRDAFGDLALFFYDPYGGTVVAVLWKPQAFQPQPFKTSLMNARRVEVTENGAMTLPNVEAIVQDFRIIGDGLVQKVELRTEKWIV from the exons atggcaaaaatggcTATTAATTGT ATGGAGGAGCTGTTAAAGGAGGTGGCACTAAGTGAGCGCAAGaagaagtttgtggacacctttGTGGAGGAAATCACTGATCTTCTTTCCTCAGTGCCTGAAACTCCTATAGTGGAG CTATCAGATGTATCTTGGTTATCTGAGTCGGGAATTGATGTGCCATTCATCATGGTTCCTGAGGATACTAAGGGGAAGTTCCACATGGAGCCCCCTGCCTCTGTGGATCTGATTGGTAGCTATCCACTCGGCACTTGCATCAAACCCAGAGTTTTGGTTGACCTAGCAGTTACCATTCCTCAT AGTATCCTGCACCCAATGGATGACATAAACCAGAGATACTCTCGAAAGCGTGCTTTATACCTAGCTGGACTGGCACAGCACATTGTCAGCTCACCATCAGTGGGCACACTGCATTTTTCCTGCCTTCATGGCAACCGTCTGCGCCCAGTCCTACTTGTTTTCCCCGCAG GAAAGGAAGGCAGCATCACATTGCGGATCCACGCTCTCCCACCTCCAGATTTCCTCAAACCAAGTCGCTTTCATCCTCAGAAGAACAACATCCGAACGGCTTGGTTTACCGGCCATGACTCTGAACAAG aAATCAGTGAGCCTCCCACACCTCATTATAACAATACAGTACTGGGGGATCACCTGCCTCGTTCCCACCTGCAGTTCCTCAGTGCACACAGCAGTCAGTGTCCAGCGTTTAGAGATGCCGTAGCTCTGCTCAAAGTGTGGCTTAGACAGAGGGATCTAGATCAG GGTACTGGGTGTTTTGGTGGATTCTTGGCCTCCATGCTGCTGGCGTATCTTCTATCCACACATAAAGCAGGCAAAACCATGAATGCATACCAGCTGCTCAGAAATGCTCTGCATTTTCTAG CATCCACAGACTTCACTAAGAATGGTATTACATTGGCAAGAAACCCAGATTCAAAGGCG CCATCGCTGCCTGAGTTCCACAGCGCTTTCCAGGTGGTGTTTGTGGATCCATCTGGGCATCTTAACCTCTGTGCAGACATGACTGCTTTCACCTACAGACAG ATCCAGCATGAGGCGACGCTGTCTCTCCAGTTCTGGGACGACCCCACTCTAGATGGATTCCAGGCTCTTCTTATGACCCCAAAACCTATGATCAGGACATATGACCATGTCTATCA ATTGAATGAATTGGTGAAAATGCAGGCTGCCTGTAAAAAGCTGAGTCTGCTCAGCAGTCTAATGGACCACAGTGGAAACTACGTTGTTGCCGTACTTCCATTTATCTTGTCGCTCCTGGAACGAGGGCTCGGCGATAGAATCCAacttctcactcactcacttctaCCAGACCCTGAG TGGTCGGTGTATTGTGAGCCCCCGAAACACAAAGACCTGCCACCCGTGTCCCTCGGCCTGCTACTGAACCATGAACGTGCTCTGTCTGTACTAGAAAGAGGACCACCAGCCGACAGCCCACAG GCCGCTGAGTTTCGCCAACTGTGGGGCTCTCGTTCAGAACTGCGCCGCTTTCAGGATGGAGGGATCACTGAAGCGGTGTTGTGGTCTGGAGAGTCCACATGTCAGAGAAGACACATCTTACGGGAGGTCATCACTCACCTGCTGGAACT tCATGCAGATATCCCAGAGTCATGTGTGAGGTTTGTGGGTGGACAGGTGGACGACATCATTAAAGTTAATCAAGAA GTAAGCAGTACAGGGGAGGAGGAGAATCTGAAGGTGGTGCAGTGTTACGATGATCTGAGCCGAAAACTCTGGCAGCTGGAAGGTCTGCCTCTGTCCATCACATCAGTGCAGGGAGCTCATCCTGCACTCAGATACACCCAG GTGTTCCCTCCCGTCCCAGTAAAGCTgatctattcattttttgagaGGGAGAAGACTAGCCGTGCCTTGGTTCCGCGTGCGGACAAACCATGTCCTTGCTACATCACTCCCATCAAAG TCATCTGTCACATGGAGGGAAGTGGAAAGTGGCCTAATGACGCTTTGGCAATCCGTCATATTAAAGCAGCCTTCCACATCCGACTCGGAGAGTTGCTTAAAAGCCAGCATGGATACACCTGCCGGCCCACTCCTACACACCTGGATATGTGGAAG GATGGTCTAGCGTTCCGCATCCAGGTAGCGTACCACAGAGAGCCACAGgtactgagagagagcttgaCCACAGAGGGCATGCTGATACAGAGAGACAATGCAGAAGCACAGGCCCTGGAAATGGAAACTCAGCACAAACCCTTTCTTACCAGCACCCTGCATGg TCTTCAGCAGCAGCACCCGTGCTTTGGCGCTGTATGTCGTATAGCTAAACGCTGGTTGGCTGCTCAGCTCTTTAGTGAAGAGATAAAAGAAGATGCAGCTGATCTGCTGGTGGCTTCGCTCTTTTTACAGCCTGCTCCCTTCACTCCTCCCAG CTCTCCTCAGGTTGGTCTCCTTCGTTTCCTCCATCTGCTCTTCTCTTTTGACTGGAAGAACAACCCACTTGTAATTAACCTTAACAGCAAATTAACAG CTGCTGACAACACTGAAATCAGAAACCACTTCTTAGAATCAAGGGACACTCTTCCTGTAATATTTATCGCCACACCCAATGATAAGAAGGTCTCTATTTGGACCAAAGATTGTCCTTCAGTCCAG ATGCTTCAGCGTATTGTGACGGTTGCAGCTGAAAGTCTGCGTGTTCTGGAGGCCCAGCTCCTCAACCCCAGCCAAAAACAAGACATCCGG gtGGTGTTTCGACCCCCACTGGAGGCCTATGATGTTCTGATCCACCTCAGACCCAAACAGGTCCCGCTGTTTAACAAAGCAGTGGATGCTCCTTCTACCATCAACTGCTACGGCATCTCTGATGGAGATGTACCAGACGCAGGAGGGGCGTTCCCCGTCGTCGATTTTGATCCAGTGAAGCTGTATCTTTCTGAGCTTAgg GATGCCTTTGGGGATTTGGCTCTATTTTTCTACGACCCATACGGAGGAACTGTAGTTGCAGTGCTGTGGAAGCCCCAAGCTTTTCAGCCACAACCATTTAAG ACTTCTCTGATGAATGCCAGGCGAGTGGAGGTCACTGAAAATGGGGCAATGACTCTCCCCAACGTTGAGGCCATTGTGCAGGATTTTCGTATTATTGGAGATGGCCTGGTCCAAAAAGTGGAGCTAAGGACTGAAAAATGGATTGTATGA
- the arsk gene encoding arylsulfatase K: MMNSFRILFLLGFPLQALCFYLNKPINQRPNIVLVMSDAFDGRLTFHPGNKVVQLPYIKYMTQMGAVFFNSYTNSPICCPSRAAMWSGRFVHLTQAWNNYKCLDPNVTTWMDHLQKAGYHTHSRGKLDYTSGGHSVSNRVEAWTREVPFLLRQEGRPVTDLIGDASTVRVMSKDWNTTDSAVQWIRKKATSLSEPFALYVGLNLPHPYRTESLGSTAGGSTFRTSPYWLKKVSLEQVSLPKWLPFSEMHPVDYYSTFTKNCSGNFSEEEIRDIRASYFAMCAETDSMLGEVIGALRDTGLLNNTVLIFTSDHGDLAMEHRQFYKMSMFEGSSHVPLLMVGPGIKPGHTISSPVSLVDLYPSVLDFADVPKPEGLSGSSLVPLASQTSNNSSNSHPGWILSEYHGCNANASTYMLRMDQWKYIAYSDGLSIPSQLFDLSKDEAELKNVASHYPDVAQRLDKLLRSVVDYPSVTQTVRQYNKQQFVQWRQNLGNNYTQVIANLRWHNDWQKNTEYNEKAIEDWLKVFKRP; the protein is encoded by the exons ATGATGAATAGTTTTcgtattttgtttttgcttGGTTTTCCACTACAAGcgctatgtttttatttaaacaaaccaaTAAACCAAAGACCAAACATAGTACTGGTTATGTCAGATGCTTTT GATGGAAGATTAACATTTCACCCTGGAAATAAAGTTGTCCAGCTCCCTTATATTAAGTACATGACACAGATGGGTGCTGTTTTCTTCAACTCATACACCAACTCTCCTATATGCTGTCCTTCAAGGGCAG CTATGTGGAGTGGGCGTTTTGTCCATTTAACTCAAGCCTGGAACAATTACAAATGTCTTGATCCCAATGTCACTACATGGATGGACCATCTGCAGAAAGCCGGgtatcacacacacagcaggGGAAAACTAGATTACACATCAGGAGGCCACTCAGTCAG TAATCGTGTGGAGGCATGGACGAGAGAGGTACCGTTTCTACTGAGACAGGAGGGACGTCCTGTAACAGACCTGATAGGTGATGCATCCACTGTTAGGGTTATGTCCAAAGACTGGAACACCACAGACAGTGCCGTGCAGTGGATCAGAAAGAAGGCTACATCTCTCTCAGAGCCATTTGCCTTGTATGTAGGACTGAATCTGCCCCATCCATATCGAACTGAGAGTCTGGGTTCCACTGCTGGAGGCTCCACCTTTCGCACTTCACCCTACTGGCTCAAAAAG GTTTCTTTAGAGCAAGTTTCCCTGCCAAAGTGGTTGCCGTTTTCAGAGATGCACCCAGTGGATTATTATTCCACTTTTACCAAAAACTGCAGTGGCAATTTCTCCGAGGAGGAAATCAGAGACATCCGAGCTTCTTATTTTGCCATGTGTGCTGAAACAGACAGCATGCTTG GTGAAGTGATTGGTGCTCTCAGAGACACAGGCTTATTAAACAACACAGTTTTGATTTTCACCTCTGATCATGGAGATCTGGCCATGGAGCACAGGCAGTTTTATAAGATGTCCATGTTTGAGGGCAGCTCTCACGTTCCTTTGCTCATGGTGGGGCCAGGGATTAAACCAGGACATACGATCAGCTCTCCTGTCTCGCTTGTAGACTTGTATCCTTCAGTACTTG ATTTTGCAGATGTTCCAAAACCAGAAGGATTAAGTGGTTCCTCTTTGGTCCCTCTGGCCTCACAGACTAGTAATAATTCGTCCAACTCACATCCTGGTTGGATACTGAGTGAATATCATGGCTGCAATGCTAATGCTTCCACTTACATGCTGAGAATGGACCAGTGGAAATACATTGCATATTCAGATGGTTTGAGTATTCCATCTCAACTCTTTG ATCTATCTAAGGATGAAGCTGAGCTAAAGAATGTGGCATCCCATTACCCTGATGTGGCACAGCGGCTGGACAAACTGTTGCGTTCAGTGGTGGATTACCCCAGCGTCACCCAAACCGTCCGCCAATACAACAAGCAGCAGTTTGTGCAGTGGAGGCAGAACCTTGGTAACAATTACACACAAGTCATTGCCAACCTGCGCTGGCACAACGACTGGCAGAAGAACACAGAGTATAATGAGAAAGCTATCGAGGACTGGCTTAAAGTTTTTAAGAGACCTTGA